The genomic interval TCCAGCAGCAGCAGTCCGGCAAGCGGAATCAGTACGATGATCGGCTTGATGAAGCCGATCCAGCGGCGGCGCACTTCATCCTCGCGGCGTACCAGATAACCGGCGAGATAGATCACCACGAACAGCTTGGCTATCTCCGACGGCTGGACGTTGAAGGCGCCGAAGCCAATCCAGCGCATCGAGCCGTTCACCTCGCGGCCGATACCCGGGACCAGCACGAGGATCAGCACACCGAAGGCAGCCAGAAGCAGTTTGCCGCCCATGCTCTGCCAGGTTTCCAGCGGTATCAGCATCACCACGCCACCAGCGACGATGCCGATCAGCAGATACACCAGATGACGGACCATGTAATAAAAGGTGTTGCCGGCTTGCACCGCCGCCACCTCGGAGGATGCCGAGGTGATCATCACCAGGCCCAGGCCGAGCAGGGCCAGGCAGCCTGCCAGCATTGGGAAGTCGACATCGAAGCCGCGCCGGTTGAATACCGGGGATGGATAGGGACGCAGCAGGGCGAGCATCAGGAAAGCACCTCCACCGCCCGAGCGAACTGCTGCCCACGTTCCTCGAAGCTCCGGAACATGTCCAGGCTGGCGCAGGCTGGCGACAGCAGTACGGCATCGCCCGCCTCGGCCAGGGCAGCCGAATGCTCAACCGCTTCCGCCAGCGTCCTGACCCGGACCAGCGGTACGACGCCATCCAGCACTGTCGCAATGTGCTCGGCATCGCGTCCGAGCAGCACCACGGCGCGACAATGCTCGGCGACCGGCTGGCGCAGGGTGGAAAAGTCCGCCCCCTTGCCGTCGCCACCGGCGATCAGTACCAGCTTGCCGTCGATGTCCGCCCCCAGCCCCTCGATCGCTGCCAGCGCAGCACCGACGTTGGTCGCCTTGGAGTCATCGTAATAACTCACCCCGCGCCGCTCTCGCAGCCACTGGCAACGGTGTGGCAGTCCGACGAAGCTCTTCAGGGTCTCGAGCATCGGCGCGAACGGCAAGCCGGCCGCATGGCCCAGCGCCAGTGCCGCCAGGGCGTTGGACTGGTTGTGGGCACCACGGATCTTCAGCTCGCGGACCGGCAATAGCGTCTCGAACTGGAAGGCCAGGTGCTTCTCGCCGCTCTCCTCCAGCAGACCGAATCCCTTGAAGTCCGGCTTGCCGAGACCGAAGGTCCAGCACGGCAGCTGGTCGGCGACCAGCGGGCGGGACAGCGCATCGTCCCGGTTCACCACCACCTGGCGGGCACCGCGGAAAATGCGATGCTTGGCCAGATGATAGGCCTGCAGATCGGCATAGCGATCCATGTGGTCTTCGCTGACGTTGAGGCAGGTGGCGACCTCGGCATTCAGCCGGTCGGTGGTTTCCAACTGGAAGCTGGAGAGCTCCAACACATACAGTTCGACGCCGTCGTCCAGCAGATCGAGGGCCGGCGTGCCCAGATTGCCGCCTACCGCCACGCGCCGGCCGGCCACCCGGGCCATCTCGCCAACCAGGGTGGTCACCGTGCTCTTGGCGTTGGAGCCGGTAATGGCGACGATCGGCGCCTTGGCATGACGGGCGAACAACTCGATGTCGCCAGACAGCTTCACCCCGCGTGCTGCCGCCTCCTGTAGCGCCGGCGTCGCCAGCGCCAGTCCGGGACTGACGTAAAGCTCGCTGGCACGACAGAGGAAATCCACGTCCAGGGTACCGCAGCGCACTTCGACCTGAGGGAACTGCGCTCTCAGCGTGGCCAGCTCCGGAGGATTGGCGCGGGTATCGACCACAACAAAATGCACGCCCTGACGCGCCAGAAAACGCACCAGGGACATGCCGCTCTTGCCGAGGCCAACGACAATGCGGAACTGGTCAGAAGCGATCAGGTTCATTTCCTGCCCTCAGCGCAGCTTCAGAGTCGCCAGGCCGATCAGCACCAGAACCACGGTGATGATCCAGAAACGCACGATCACCCGTGGCTCCGGCCAGCCCTTCAGCTCGAAGTGGTGGTGGATCGGCGCCATGCGGAACACGCGCTTGCCGGTGAGCTTGAAGGAAGCAACCTGGATCATCACCGACAGGGTTTCCATGACGAACACCCCACCCATGATGAACAGCACTACCTCCTGACGGACGATCACGGCGATGGTGCCGAGCGCCGCTCCTAGCGCCAGGGCCCCCACGTCCCCCATGAAGACCTGAGCCGGATAGGTGTTGAACCAGAGAAAACCGAGGCCGGCGCCAATCAGCGCACCGCAGAATACGATCAACTCGCCGGCACCCGTCACGCTCGGGATCAGCAGATATTCGGCAAATTTCACGTTGCCGGACAGATAGCAGAAGATGCCCAGTGCGCCACCGACCATCACCGTGGGCATGATTGCCAACCCGTCGAGGCCGTCGGTCAGATTCACTGCATTGCTCGAGCCAACGATGACGAAATAGGTCAGCACGATGAAGGCAGCGCCGAGGGGAATCTCAATGGTCTTGATCAACGGCAGGATCAGAGTGGTTTCAACCGGGGTCTGCGCAGTCATATAAAGGAAGAGCGCGGCGCCGAGCCCGAAAACCGATTGCCAGAAATACTTCCAGCGGCTCGGCAGGCCGCGGGAGTTCTTCTCGATCACCTTGCGGTAGTCATCGACCCAGCCGATGGCGCCGAACAGCAGGGTCACGGCCAGCACGACCCAGACGTAGCGATTGGACAGGTCGGCCCAGAGCAGGGTGCTGATGGCGATGGCGGACAGGATCAGCGCACCGCCCATGGTCGGCGTGCCCTTCTTCGACAGGTGCGACTGCGGACCATCGTCGCGTACCGCCTGGCCGATCTGGCGGATCTGCAGGATCCGGATCATCCAGGGGCCCAGGCACAGCGCCAGGACCAGGGCAGTCAGCACCCCGAGAATCCCGCGCAGTGTCAGGTACTGAATGACCGCGAAACCGGTATGGAACTGTTGCAGATACTCTGCCAGCAGCAGCAGCATTTAATGAATCTCCTCGCCGGAACCGCAGAGAGCCGAGACGATCTTGTCCATCGCCGCACTTCGCGAACCCTTGATCAAAATGGTGGTATCAGGATGCTGCTCGCCGCGCAGGGCCTCGAGCAGGGTGGCCTGGTCGGCGAAATGCCGGCCGCCCCCTCCGAACGCCGCGACCGCATGGGCCATCAGCGGTCCCACGGCATACAGGGCATCAACCTTGCCGGTGGCATAGGCGCCGACCTGGCGGTGGCCCTCCTTGGCCCAGGCCCCCAACTCGCCCATGTCGCCGAGGGCAAGGACAGTGCGTCCGGAAAAGCCGGCGAGTATATCGATAGCCGCGCACATTGACGCGGGATTTGCGTTGTAGCTGTCATCAATCACTCGTACGCCGCTCGGCGCAAGCTGCGCCACGGCGCGGCCTTTGACTGGCTGCAGGCTTTCCAGCCCGGCCTGAATTCCGACCAACGGCACACCCAGAGCATGGGCCGCGGCTGCCGCCGCCAAGGCATTGGCCACATTGTGCCGGCCGAGCAGATTGAGCTGGATGCGTGTCTCGCCAGCGAGCCCCTGCAGAGTGAAGGCCGGACAGCCGCGAGCGTCGGGCCGGATATCCCGCGCCTGGAAGTCGGCATCGGCCGCGTCCAGCGCAAAGCTCCACACACGCCGTCCAGCAGCGCGCCGCTGCCAGGTGGCAAAGGCCGCGTCGTCACGGTTGAGCACGGCAACGCCATCGGCCGGCAGGCCCTCGAGTATCTCGCCCTTGGCCTCGACGATCTTCTCCGGCCCACCGAACTCGCCGACATGAGCCGTACCGGCATTGGTGATGATTGCCACCTGCGGGTGGGTCAGGCCAACGGTATAGGCGATATCGCCAATCCGAGAAGCGCCCAGCTCGATCACCGCACCGACATGCTCGGGCGCCAGCTCCAGCAAGGTCAGCGGCACGCCCAGATCGTTGTTCAGGTTGCCGCGGGTCGCCAATACCGGGCCGCGGGTACGCAGGATGCTGGCGAGCATTTCCTTGACCGTGGTCTTGCCACTGGAGCCGGTCACCGCGGCCAAGGGGCCGCTGTAGGCCCGGCGGTTGAAGCTGCCCAGCAGGCCGAGGGCAACTCGGGTATCGGCCACCTGCAACTGCGGCAGTCCCGCCTCCGGTATCGTGCGCTGAACGAGGGCGGCCACGCCCCCCTTGATAGCAGCCTCGGCGAGAAAGGCATGGCCATCGAAGCGTGGTCCGACCAGCGCGACGAACAATTGTCCCGGACGGATCGCCCGGCTGTCAGTGCCGACCGAATCGAATGCCACATCGGCCCCTGCCAGGTTCCCCTGCAGCAGACCGGCGATTTCGCTCAGATACAAAGCCTTAAGCATGAGCTACTTCCCAGGCGTGCAGGGCCTTGGTGGCCTCCTCGATGTCGGAAAAAGACTGGCGTACGCCGTTGATCTCCTGGTAGTCCTCATGCCCCTTGCCAGCTAGCAACAGCACGTCGCCCACCTCGGCACCGGCAATCAGGCGAGCAATGGCCTGGCCACGCCCATGCATGTAGGCAACTTTTTCCGGCGCGCTGATACCGCTGTGGATATCGGCGAATATCTGTTCCGGAGATTCGGTGCGGGGATTGTCGTCCGTGACCAGTACCGCATCGGCCAGGCGTTCGGTGACCGCAGCCATCAGCGGACGCTTGCCTCGATCACGGTCGCCGCCGCAGCCGAACAGGCACAGCAGACGCCCGCGAACATGCGGACGCAGGGCCTCCAGTACCTTCTCCAGGGCATCCGGGGTATGGGCGTAATCCACCACGACCAACGGCCTGGAGCCGCCGCCCAGGCGCTGCATGCGCCCGGCCGGAGCCTGCAGTTGCGGCATGACGTGGAGGATTTCGTCCAGTGCGTAATCCAGCCCCAGCAGCGCACCGATCACTGCCAGCAGGTTGCTCAGATTGAAGCGTCCCAGCAGCGGGCTGTGCAGCAAGCCTTCGCCCTGTGAGGTCACCACCTCGGCCCGCACGCCCTGCTCGTCGAAATGCACTTGGCGACAGTGCAGCTGGGCAGAGCGATTCTCCAGGCTGTAGCCAATCACACGAGACGCATGCGTCTCCTCGGCCAAGCGCCGGCCGAAGGCGTCGTCCAGATTGAGCACTCGGCAGCGCAGGCCAGGCCAGGCGAACAGTCGAGCCTTGGCCGCAGCATAGGCATCCATGGTGCCGTGATAGTCCAGATGGTCGCGGGACAAGTTGGTGAAGACCGCCATATCGAAGTCCAGCGCCGACACACGGCTCTGTGCAAGAGCGTGAGACGATACCTCCATGGACACCGCACGGGCACCGGCCTGCTTCAGGTTCGCCAGAGTTGCCTGCACACTGATCGGGTCGGGCGTGGTATGGCGGCCGCTCTGTAGCGCACCATGAAAACCGTTGCCCAGGGTACCTATGATGCCGCAACGCTCTTCGAACATATCCAGAGCCTGGGCGAGCAGCTGGCTGACGCTGGTCTTGCCGTTGGTACCAGTCACTCCGATCAGGCACAAGGCCCGGCTCGGCTCGCCATAAAAGCGGCCGGCAATCGCCGACAGCTGCTTGGCCAGTCCTCTGATGGGAACCAGCGGCATACCGCTGCCAGCGAACATCGTTGCCCCCTCGGCCTCGTAGGCCACGGCGGCCGCGCCCCGGGCGAGAGCATCGGCGATATGGCTGCGGCCGTCTTGCTGCTCCCCAGGGACGGCGAGAAAGAGATCACCGGGGCGTACCTGCCGACTGTCCAGGGTCAGCTCTCGGATCAGCACCGCACTCTCGGCCTGGGGCAACAGTTGATTGAGTGGCATGGGCATCAGATACGCTCTCCTTTGCCGGACACATCCTTGCCGGCAGTCTTCGTCTCAGCCGGCGGCGGCAGATTATCCGGTGCCACATTCATCAAGCGCAGCGCGCCAGCCATGACCCTGCCAAATACCGGCGCCGAAACCAGGCCACCGAAATAGGTGCCGTTGCTCGGCTCATCAATTACCACGGCCATGGCGATACGCGGGTTGCTGGTTGGAGCGAAGCCGGCGAACAGTGAGCGATACGACTTTTCCTTGTATCCCTTGGCACCCACGCTGGCTTTGCGTGCAGTACCGCTCTTGCCTGCCACGTGATAGCCCGGCACCTTGGCGCGGTATGCACCACCCGGAGCCTCGACAACTTGCTGAAGCATGCCCTGCATGGTCTTGGCAACGCTCGGAGAGATGACCTGCACACCCTCCGGCGCCTGCTCCTGCCGGGCCAGTGCCAGCGGTACCGAGCGCCCATCGTTGGCCAAGGTGGCATAGGCGTGGGCCAGTTGGACAGCCGTTACCGAGAGACCATAGCCATAGGACAGGGTGGCGGTTTCCGCCTTGCGCCACTCGCGATGATTGGGCAGGTTACCCACCCGCTCGCCGGGAAAGCCCAGACCGGTATCCTGGCCGAAACCAACACGCTGCATCAGCGAGTGGATGGATGCACCGCCGATATCGAAGGCCACCTTGCTCATGCCGACGTTGCTCGACTTGATCAGGATGCCGGTCAGATCCAGTACACCGCCCTCGGCGCGCGAAACATCGCGAATGGTGTAACGTCCGATCTGCAGCCGGCCAGGGGCCACTTCCACCTTGTTCTCCGGCTTCCAACGTCCAGTCTCCAGCGCAGCGCTCATGGACAGCGGCTTCATCGTCGAGCCGGGCTCGAACACATCGACCAGGGCACGATTGCGCATGGCCGCCGGGTTGAGATTGCGTTTGTTGTTCGGGTTGTAAGTCGGCTGATTGACCATTGCCAGCACTTCGCCGGTTTTCACATCGAGCATCACCAGAGTACCCGCCTTGGCACCGACCTCAGTGATAGCATTACGCAACTCCCGATGCGCCAGGTACTGCAGTCGCAGGTCGATGGATAGCGCCAGCGTCTTGCCGGCCTTGGCGTTCTGCACCACCTGCACATCACGGATCAGCCGACCGCGACGGTCCTTGAGCACTTGGCGCTTGCCGGGCACGCCAGCCAGCCATTCGTTGAAGGCCAGCTCAATGCCCTCGCGCCCATGATCGTCGATGTCGGTAAAACCCAGCACGTGGGCGGTGACCTCGCCTGCCGGGTAGAAACGCCGGAACTCTTCCAGGGCGTAGACACCAGGGATCTTCAAGTCGAGTACAGCCTGCCCCTGCTCCGGGGTCAGCCCACGGACCAGATAGGCAAACTCGCGCCCAGCCAGTTGCTCAAGACGTTCAGTCAGCGCTTTCTCGTCCTGCCCCAGAGCCTTGGCCAAGGTGGCCCACTGGTCGCGCGCACCGGCCAACTCCTTTGGATTGCCCCACAGGGTGGTGACCGGAGTACTGACTGCCAGCGGTTCGCCGTTGCGATCGGTGATCAGCCCCCGATGCGCTGGAATCGGGATGTGCCGCATGCTGCGCGCATCACCCTGCCCCTTGAGGAAATCGTGATCGAAGACGTGCAGGTCGACGATGCGCCAGGCGATGGCAGCCACCATCAGAGCCAGGAGAATCAGCACCAGACGGAAACGCCACGGATAGAGCGCACCCTCAAGCCTCATCATGGCGCCACCAGCCGTACTTCTGCTGCATCGGGAATACGCATCTTCAAGGTCTCAGCGGCCAGGGTCTCGACCCGGCTATGCGCGGTCCAGGTGCTCTGCTCGAGAATCAACCGGCCCCACTCGGCCTGTAGCTTGTCGTGCTCGCTCAGTTCGCCGTACAGGGCATTGAGCAGCTGGCGATTCCAGTAGGCGCTGTAGGACACCGCAATGGCCGAGAACAGGGAGGCAATGAAAAGCACCAGCATCAGCACACTGCCAGCTGGCATGGTCTTATCCGAAATGCGGCTCATCGCAGCTTCTCCGCCACACGCATGATTGCGCTGCGGGCACGCGGATTGGCCTTGAGTTCAGACTCGGAGGCATACTGCGGCTTGCCAATCAGCTTGAGGCGCGGCTCGAAGACAGCCGGGCGTATTGGTAGATCACGCGGCAGCTTGTCAGCCTCGCCCTTGGCCTGTCGCCGCATGAACCGCTTGACGATGCGGTCCTCCAGTGAATGGAAGCTGATTACCACCAGACGGCCACCAACCTCGAGCGCCTCTAGCGCAGCATCAAGCCCCCGCTCGAGGTCGCCCAGCTCGTTATTGACGTGGATGCGCAAGCCTTGGAAGGCACGCGTTGCCGGATTCTTGCCCTTCTCCCAAGCTGGATTGGCGGCAGCCAGGACCTGAGCCAGATCGGCAGTACGCTCGAACGGCCTATCCTGGCGGCGCTGCACCACGGCCTGGGCCATGCGCCTGGCAAAGCGCTCCTCGCCATAATCCTTGAATACGCGGGCAATTTCCTCGACAGAGGCTTGGGCCAGCCATTCGGCCGCACTCACACCGCGACTTGGGTCCATGCGCATGTCCAGTGGACCATCGTTGAGGAAACTGAAGCCACGCTCAGGATCGTCCAGCTGCGGCGAGGACACGCCCAGATCGAACAGCACGCCACTGACCCTGCCGATCAGCCCGCGCGCCACCATTTCGTCCGCCAGTTCGGCGAAACTGCGCTGGACGATGACGAAGCGGCCATCCTCGGCGGCCAGCGCCTGCCCGGCAGCGATTGCCTGAGGATCCTTGTCGAACCCCAGCAGAACACCTTTCGCTCCAAGACGTTCGAGAATCAGCCTGCTGTGCCCGCCTCGCCCGAAGGTGCCATCCAGATAGCAGCCGCCCTCCCGGACGGACAGAGCATCGACCGCCTCCTCGAGCAGCACGGTGATATGGCTGAAGCCGCTATTCATAGTCACAGGATCAAGTCGCGCAATTCGCCCGGCAGATCGCCGGGTTGTTGTTTGATAGCCGCCAGATCCGCATTTGCGATCGCGGTCCAGGCATCCTCGTTCCACAGCTGAAACTTGTTCAGTTGGCCGACCAGCATTGCGTGCTTGTCCAGACTCGCATGCTCCCGCAGGCGTGGCGGGACCAGGAAACGCCCGCTGCCATCCAGTTCGAGATCCACAGCATTACCAATCAAGAGACGCTGCAAACGGCGAGTTTCCTCACGCAGCGAGGGAAGCTCACGCAATTTGGACTCGATGAGCTCCCACTCCGGCAGGGGGTATATGCATAGACAGGGGTCCATCGCATCGATGGTGACGATAAGTTGCCCCGCCGAACGCGCCATGAATTCCTCACGATACCGGGCGGGCATCGAAATTCGCCCCTTGGCGTCCAGACTGACGGCATTTGCCCCGCGAAACACGGTCGCGCTTCCCCTGACTGCAAGCTTCCCTGCCCACTGAAACCCACTTTATGCCACTTCGTACCACCTTACGCACACTATAGGAACGCCCTACCCCACCCGTCAAGGCAGAGGAAAATGAAAAAATCCTTATGGGACGGCGATTTAGCTGACTATGAGAGAGAAAAATCGCAAGTAATGAGAAACAAGTTCAGCAAAATCAATAAGCTGAATTGCACACTTAAAGGCGATTATGAAGTAGAGGGCTTTCAGCCGCTTTTAGGACAGCTTCACGAAGGAGGGCGAGGAGAAAAAAGGGGAAGAGTCGGTCTGTAAGCCGGGTTCTGTCGAGGACAGTCATTCCTCTACGACGACCATCACTGGCCGCCTCTAGCAACCTACCCGGATCCAGCGCGGGCCACGCCAACGGATCCCTATTTGGTCTTGCTCCGAGTGGGGTTTACCTAGCCACGAACTGTTACCAGCCGCGCGGTGCGCTCTTACCGCACCTTTTCACCCTTACCGGCGCTTGCGCGCTTAGGCGGTTGTTTTCTGTGGCACTTTCCGTAGGCTCGCGCCTCCCAGGCGTTACCTGGCACTCTGCCCTATGGAGCCCGGACTTTCCTCCCTCCCATATTGCGGAACAATATGGAACGGCGACTGTCCGACCGACTCTCCGCCGACAAGGGTAATGCTCGCCGAAAACATCCGCAAGCGATCCTTCAATGCAGCATGCGGGCCAACCTCATCCTTGGCGCTCCAGAGCCGCCTGATAAAGCACATTCTTGCGCACCCCAGTAATCTCGGCAGCCAGCGCCACAGCCTTCTTCAAAGGCATCTCCTTGAGCAGCAGCTCAAGGACACGCAGCGCCGCCGTCGGCACAGCCTCCTCAGAAGGAGCCTGCCAACCAGCAACCAAAAGCACACACTCACCGCGCTGCTGATTGCCATCGGCTGCAACCCAGGCTCGCAGCTCACCAAGCGGCAATCCTTGGAAGGTTTCGAAAGCCTTGGTCAGCTCCCGCGCCAGGACCGCCAGACGATCACCTCCCATGACCCGCTCGAGATCCCCCAGGCATTCCAGCAATCGATGCGGCGCCTCGTAGAAGATCAGCGTGCGAGGCTCCTCCCTCACCTGTTCCAGACGCGCCAGACGCCCAGCCGTCTTGGCTGGCAAAAAGCCCTCGAAGACGAAGCGATCGGAGGGCAGCCCGGCAGCGGACAGGGCTGCGATCAATGCGCAGGGGCCTGGCACCGGAACCACTCTTATACCGGCAGCCCGCGCCTGACGCACCAGATGAAAACCAGGATCGGAAATCAGTGGCGTGCCGGCATCGGAAATCAGCGCGACATCCTCGCCAGCCTGCAGGCGCGCCAGAAAGCGGCCGCCCTGATCACGCTCATTGTGTTCATGACAAGCCATCAACGGCGTTGTAATGCCGAAATGTTGCAGCAGACGCGCCGAGTGCCGAGTGTCCTCGGCCGCGATCAGGACCACCTCGCGCAGCACTCTGAGAGCCCGTGCAGTGATGTCGTCAAGGTTACCAATCGGGGTAGCAACTACATAAAGGATGCCCGACCTTGGATTCAGAGCTGCAGACGTGGTCATGACACCCCCTAGTACAGTCGAAACGCGCATTGTAACCGGTTTAACGCCCATGACATCGCGCCCGGGACAAGGCTTGGGTACAATTCCTCACTTGTCCTTGAGCATCAGGAACGCCTCAATGATCGCCTGTCTGCGTCCTCTTCCCGCCCTTTTCCTTGCCGGCCTCTTGGCTGCCTGTGCCAGCTCGCCATCATCCAGACTGGGCGAGCTGCCCGCGCCGTCACAAGCCAGCGTCGAGCAACTGCTGCAACAGGCCAGCGAAAGCAAACCGGAAAAGGCCGCACTCCTGCGTCTGACAGCCGCCGATCAGGCCTACCGGCAGAAGGATCTGACCCAGGCCGTGCGCATTCTCGAACAGATCCCACCGGACAGCCTCAAGCCTGCCCAGCAGATCTTTGCCAGCACTCTCAGCGCAGAGATTGCCTTGGCCCGCAGCAAACCCAAGGTCGCGCTCAAGGCCCTCGATCACCCCAGCATGCAGCATTTGGGCGAACTGCCCATACAGCAGCAGATTCGCACCCAGCTCACCCGCGCGCGCGCGCTGGAAGCAGATGACCAGCATCTGAGTGCCGCTCGCGAGCGGGTGTTCATTGCCCCCCTGCTGAGTGAGTCGGCCGCCAGTGAAAATCACGAACGCATCTGGCGCCTGATCCAGGCTCTGCCGCTGGACGCTCTGAATGCCCCCGGCGAGGAGAATAGTGAACTGGGGGGCTGGCTAGCCCTGGCACACGCCACGAAGAGTGCTGGCACCCTGGAACTGCAGCAGGCCGCCATCGACCAGTGGCGCGCAGCTAACCCTCAGCATCCGGCAGCCATGCAATTGCCGGCACAGCTCAGCAAATTGCGGGAGCTGGCCAGCCAGCCCCTGAACAAGATTGCCCTGCTGCTTCCGGAGGAAGGCCAGCTTGCCTCGGTGTCACGCGCTCTGCGCAACGGCTTCATGGCCGCCCATTACCAGGCACAGCAACTCGGTCAGCGACAACCCAGCATCGAGCTCTATGACAGCAGCCGACTGACGTCCCTCGACGACTTCTATCGCCAGGCCCAGGCCGCCGGGGTGCAACTGGTCGTCGGCCCCTTGGAAAAGCCCTTGGTCAAACAGCTCGGCGATCGCGAGCAACTGCCGATCACCACCCTTGCCCTGAACTATGGCAACGTCGGCCAGGAAAGCCCGCCACAGCTCTTCCAGTTCGGCCTGGCTGCCGAGGACGAAGCTCGCGAGGCCGCTCGCCGCGCCTGGGCAGACGGCATGCGCCGGGGCGTCGTCATGGTACCCTCCGGCGAATGGGGCGACCGGGTACTTCAAGCCTTCCAGCAGAGCTGGCAAGCCACAGGCGGCAATCTGGTTGCCGTCGTGCGGATCGATCAGCCCGCCCGCCTGGCTCAGCAGATTGCCGAACTGTTCCAACTGCGTCAGAGCGAGGCTCGCGGCAAGCGACTGCAGAGCATGCTTGGCAGCGAGGTGGCTGCGCAGCCCTCGCGACGCCGTGATATCGATTTCATCTTCCTGGCCGCCACCCCACAGCAGGCCCAGCAAATCAAACCGACTCTCGCCTTCCAATATGCCGGTGATGTACCGATCTATGCCACCTCACACCTCTACAGCCCCAAGGAAGAACAGAACTATTACCTCGACCTCGAAGGCATTCAGTTCTGCGAGACACCCTGGCTGCTGAATACCAATCCGAACGACAACCTGCCGCAACTGGCTGGCAGCCAATGGCCCCAGGCCAGTGGCAGCCTGGGACGTCTCTATGCCATGGGAGCCGACGCCTACCGGCTCGCCCCGCGATTGACACAGCTCAAGGCGATGCCTGAAACCCGCATCGACGGTCTTTCCGGCAACCTGAGCCTGACTCCCGATCAGCGCATCCAGCGCCAGCTGCCTTGGGCCGCGTTCCGCGATGGCCAGATACAGCGCCTGCAGAACAACAGCTACTGACATGGAAAGGCAACGCAGCGGACGCGATGCCGAGATCCTTGCCCACCGCCATCTCACGGCACAGGGAATGCGCCTTCTGGCGCAGAACTGGCGCTGTCGATGCGGCGAGCTCGATCTGGTCATGCTCGACGGCGATACAGTAGTATTCGTCGAGGTGCGCTATCGGCGGCATTTCGCCTGGGGAGGCGCATTGGAGAGCGTCGATGCACGCAAGCGCATGAGACTCATCCGTAGCGCTCAGTATTTTCTGCAGCAAGAGCCACGCTGGGCCAGACATCCCTGCCGCTTCGATGTCATCGCCATCAATGGCGCCGATGGCGCATCCGGCCATCTGAGCTGGATTCGCAACGCCTTTGATGCCTGACTCTCCAAGCGCACCTGCCACGCTCCGGCAAGCCCGGACGCTCCGCAGCAGTTCCCACCGCACCATGAGCCAGAGCCGCCTCTCTGGCCACAGCGAACACCCAACGTTGAAGGTTATCGCCGATGGACATGCATTCCCGCATCCGCCAACTCTTTCAGGCCAGCATCGAAACCAAGCAACAGGCCACGGAGGTCATCCTCCCTTACATCGCCCAAGCCAGCGAACTCATGGTTCAGGCCCTGCTCAACGAGGGCAAGATCCTCTCTTGCGGCAATGGAGGCTCGGCCGGGGATGCGCAGCATTTTTCCTCGGAGTTGCTCAATCGCTTCGAGCGCGAACGCCCCAGCTTGCCGGCCATGGCATTGACCACCGACAGCTCCACCCTGACTTCGATCGCCAACGACTACAGCTACAATGAAGTCTTCTCCAAGCAGATCCGCGCCTTGGGCCAGCCCGGCGACGTTCTGCTGGCTATTTCCACCAG from Azotobacter salinestris carries:
- the murD gene encoding UDP-N-acetylmuramoyl-L-alanine--D-glutamate ligase is translated as MNLIASDQFRIVVGLGKSGMSLVRFLARQGVHFVVVDTRANPPELATLRAQFPQVEVRCGTLDVDFLCRASELYVSPGLALATPALQEAAARGVKLSGDIELFARHAKAPIVAITGSNAKSTVTTLVGEMARVAGRRVAVGGNLGTPALDLLDDGVELYVLELSSFQLETTDRLNAEVATCLNVSEDHMDRYADLQAYHLAKHRIFRGARQVVVNRDDALSRPLVADQLPCWTFGLGKPDFKGFGLLEESGEKHLAFQFETLLPVRELKIRGAHNQSNALAALALGHAAGLPFAPMLETLKSFVGLPHRCQWLRERRGVSYYDDSKATNVGAALAAIEGLGADIDGKLVLIAGGDGKGADFSTLRQPVAEHCRAVVLLGRDAEHIATVLDGVVPLVRVRTLAEAVEHSAALAEAGDAVLLSPACASLDMFRSFEERGQQFARAVEVLS
- a CDS encoding UDP-N-acetylmuramoyl-tripeptide--D-alanyl-D-alanine ligase, with protein sequence MLKALYLSEIAGLLQGNLAGADVAFDSVGTDSRAIRPGQLFVALVGPRFDGHAFLAEAAIKGGVAALVQRTIPEAGLPQLQVADTRVALGLLGSFNRRAYSGPLAAVTGSSGKTTVKEMLASILRTRGPVLATRGNLNNDLGVPLTLLELAPEHVGAVIELGASRIGDIAYTVGLTHPQVAIITNAGTAHVGEFGGPEKIVEAKGEILEGLPADGVAVLNRDDAAFATWQRRAAGRRVWSFALDAADADFQARDIRPDARGCPAFTLQGLAGETRIQLNLLGRHNVANALAAAAAAHALGVPLVGIQAGLESLQPVKGRAVAQLAPSGVRVIDDSYNANPASMCAAIDILAGFSGRTVLALGDMGELGAWAKEGHRQVGAYATGKVDALYAVGPLMAHAVAAFGGGGRHFADQATLLEALRGEQHPDTTILIKGSRSAAMDKIVSALCGSGEEIH
- a CDS encoding UDP-N-acetylmuramoyl-L-alanyl-D-glutamate--2,6-diaminopimelate ligase; amino-acid sequence: MPMPLNQLLPQAESAVLIRELTLDSRQVRPGDLFLAVPGEQQDGRSHIADALARGAAAVAYEAEGATMFAGSGMPLVPIRGLAKQLSAIAGRFYGEPSRALCLIGVTGTNGKTSVSQLLAQALDMFEERCGIIGTLGNGFHGALQSGRHTTPDPISVQATLANLKQAGARAVSMEVSSHALAQSRVSALDFDMAVFTNLSRDHLDYHGTMDAYAAAKARLFAWPGLRCRVLNLDDAFGRRLAEETHASRVIGYSLENRSAQLHCRQVHFDEQGVRAEVVTSQGEGLLHSPLLGRFNLSNLLAVIGALLGLDYALDEILHVMPQLQAPAGRMQRLGGGSRPLVVVDYAHTPDALEKVLEALRPHVRGRLLCLFGCGGDRDRGKRPLMAAVTERLADAVLVTDDNPRTESPEQIFADIHSGISAPEKVAYMHGRGQAIARLIAGAEVGDVLLLAGKGHEDYQEINGVRQSFSDIEEATKALHAWEVAHA
- the mraY gene encoding phospho-N-acetylmuramoyl-pentapeptide-transferase — its product is MLLLLAEYLQQFHTGFAVIQYLTLRGILGVLTALVLALCLGPWMIRILQIRQIGQAVRDDGPQSHLSKKGTPTMGGALILSAIAISTLLWADLSNRYVWVVLAVTLLFGAIGWVDDYRKVIEKNSRGLPSRWKYFWQSVFGLGAALFLYMTAQTPVETTLILPLIKTIEIPLGAAFIVLTYFVIVGSSNAVNLTDGLDGLAIMPTVMVGGALGIFCYLSGNVKFAEYLLIPSVTGAGELIVFCGALIGAGLGFLWFNTYPAQVFMGDVGALALGAALGTIAVIVRQEVVLFIMGGVFVMETLSVMIQVASFKLTGKRVFRMAPIHHHFELKGWPEPRVIVRFWIITVVLVLIGLATLKLR